A window from Vicia villosa cultivar HV-30 ecotype Madison, WI unplaced genomic scaffold, Vvil1.0 ctg.000493F_1_1, whole genome shotgun sequence encodes these proteins:
- the LOC131628958 gene encoding linamarin synthase 1-like, with amino-acid sequence MDSTPNHTQKPHAVFIPFPAQGHVNPSMQLAKLFRCNGFHITFVNNEFNHKRLIKSLGEEFVKDLPDFQFETIPDGLPESDKDATQDIPTLCDATRKNCYGPFKELVMKLNTSSPHPVSCIVADGTHGFAGRVARELGIQELQLWTASACGFVGYLQFEELVKRGILPFKDENFIVDGTLETSLDWISGMKDIRLKDLPSFIRVTDLNDTMFDFLGSEAQNCLRSSKVIINTFEELEDEAFQTLRAKNPNIYSIGPISLLGRNFPEQENGFKANGSSFWKNDPECIEWLNKWEACSVLYINYGSITVMTDHHLREFAWGIANSKLPFLWIMRSDVVIGGTTTLPQEFLDEVKDRGFITSWCFQDQVLAHPSVGGFLTHCGWNSTLETISYGVPTICWPFFAEQQTNCRYLCNNWKIGMEINHDVKRVEITKLVLEMMEGEEGKEMRQKSLEWKKKATTATNLGGSSYNNFQKLIKEVLHHNDI; translated from the exons atggaTTCCACGCCTAATCATACCCAAAAACCACATGCTGTATTCATACCATTTCCAGCACAGGGTCATGTGAATCCTTCAATGCAACTAGCCAAACTCTTTCGTTGCAATGGTTTTCACATAACCTTTGTGAACAACGAGTTTAATCACAAACGTTTGATTAAATCTCTGGGAGAAGAGTTTGTGAAAGATCTCCCAGATTTTCAATTTGAGACCATACCTGATGGTTTACCAGAATCGGATAAGGATGCAACACAAGATATTCCAACATTGTGTGATGCAACTAGGAAAAACTGTTATGGTCCATTCAAAGAGCTTGTGATGAAGCTCAACACTTCATCACCTCATCCAGTTAGTTGCATAGTTGCTGATGGCACTCATGGCTTTGCTGGAAGAGTGGCTAGAGAATTGGGCATTCAAGAGTTACAGTTATGGACAGCTTCTGCATGTGGCTTTGTTGGATATTTGCAATTTGAGGAACTTGTCAAAAGAGGAATTCTGCCATTCAAAG ATGAAAATTTTATTGTCGATGGCACCTTGGAGACAAGTCTAGATTGGATCTCCGGAATGAAAGATATCAGATTGAAAGACCTTCCAAGTTTTATAAGAGTCACTGATCTAAATGATACAATGTTTGACTTTCTGGGTTCTGAAGCACAAAATTGTTTGAGGTCATCAAAAGTCATCATTAACACATTTGAAGAATTGGAAGATGAAGCTTTCCAGACTCTTAGGGCCAAGAACCCAAACATATATAGCATTGGACCGATTTCCCTGCTTGGTAGGAATTTTCCTGAACAAGAGAATGGTTTTAAAGCAAATGGTTCAAGTTTCTGGAAAAATGATCCAGAATGTATAGAATGGTTGAATAAATGGGAAGCTTGCTCAGTACTTTATATTAATTATGGAAGTATAACTGTAATGACTGATCATCACTTAAGAGAGTTTGCTTGGGGGATAGCAAATAGCAAGTTACCATTTTTATGGATAATGAGATCAGATGTGGTAATTGGTGGAACTACCACTTTGCCACAGGAGTTTCTAGATGAAGTTAAAGATAGAGGGTTCATAACTAGTTGGTGCTTTCAAGACCAAGTTCTTGCTCATCCATCAGTTGGGGGATTCCTAACTCATTGTGGTTGGAATTCAACACTTGAAACTATTTCTTATGGTGTGCCTACTATTTGTTGGCCTTTCTTTGCAGAACAACAAACAAATTGTAGGTATTTATGCAACAATTGGAAAATAGGAATGGAAATTAACCATGATGTTAAAAGGGTGGAAATAACAAAACTTGTATTGGAAATGATggaaggagaagaaggaaaagagatgAGACAAAAGAGCTTAGAGTGGAAGAAGAAAGCTACAACTGCTACAAATTTGGGAGGATCATCATACAATAATTTTCAAAAGTTAATCAAGGAGGTTCTTCATCACAATGATATTTGA
- the LOC131628924 gene encoding linamarin synthase 1-like, with translation MDSTPTHTQKPHALFVPFPAQGHVSPSMQLAKLFRCNGFHITFVNTEFNHKRLIKSLGEEFVEGLPDFQFETIPDGLPESDKDATQDIPKLRDSIRKKCYGPFKELVIKLNTSSPYPVTCIIADGTLGFAGRVAKELGIQELQFWTASACGLLGYLQYDELVKRGILPFKDENFIGDGTLERSLDWISGMKDIRLKDLPSFMRVTNLNDIMFDSLSSEAQNCLRSSTIIINTYEELEEDSLQALRAKNPNIYSIGPIHMLDKHFPHNENGFKASGSSFWKSDLDCLKWLHKWEPNSVLYINFGSITVMTDLHLKEFAWGIANSKLPFLWIMRQDIVMGETATLPQEVLEEIKDRGHITNWCLQDQVLGHPSIGGFLTHCGWNSTLETISYGVPTICWPSFGEQPTNCRYLCNTWKIGTEINHDVKREEVTKLVIEMIEGENGREIRQRSLKWKKKVAETTDLGGSSYNNFHKLIKKVLHNSVI, from the exons ATGGATTCTACTCCTACTCATACCCAAAAGCCTCATGCTCTATTTGTACCATTTCCAGCACAGGGTCATGTGAGTCCCTCAATGCAGTTAGCCAAACTCTTCCGCTGCAATGGTTTCCACATAACCTTTGTCAACACTGAGTTCAACCACAAACGTTTGATAAAATCTCTGGGAGAAGAGTTTGTGGAAGGTCTCCCAGATTTTCAATTTGAGACCATACCGGATGGTTTACCAGAATCAGATAAGGATGCAACACAAGATATTCCAAAATTGCGTGACTCAATTAGGAAAAAATGTTATGGTCCATTCAAAGAACTTGTGATTAAGCTCAACACTTCATCACCATATCCAGTTACTTGCATAATTGCTGATGGCACTTTAGGGTTTGCTGGACGAGTAGCAAAAGAATTAGGCATTCAAGAGCTACAGTTTTGGACAGCTTCTGCTTGTGGCCTTCTTGGATATTTGCAATATGATGAACTTGTAAAAAGAGGAATTCTTCCATTCAAag ATGAAAATTTTATTGGGGATGGCACCTTGGAAAGAAGCTTAGATTGGATATCAGGAATGAAAGATATCAGGTTAAAAGATCTTCCCAGCTTCATGAGAGTCACTAATTTAAATGATATTATGTTTGATTCCTTGAGTTCTGAAGCACAAAATTGTTTGAGGTCATCAACAATCATCATTAACACATACGAAGAATTGGAAGAAGATTCTCTTCAAGCCCTTAGGGCCAAAAACCCAAATATATATAGCATTGGACCAATTCATATGCTTGATAAGCATTTTCCTCATAATGAAAATGGTTTTAAAGCAAGTGGGTCAAGTTTTTGGAAAAGTGACTTAGATTGCCTTAAATGGTTGCATAAATGGGAACCTAACTCAGTACTATACATTAATTTTGGAAGTATAACGGTGATGACTGATCTTCACTTAAAAGAGTTTGCTTGGGGAATAGCAAATAGTAAGTTACCATTTTTATGGATAATGAGGCAAGATATAGTAATGGGTGAAACCGCCACTTTGCCACAAGAGGTTCTAGAAGAGATTAAAGATAGAGGCCACATAACTAATTGGTGCCTTCAAGATCAAGTGCTTGGTCACCCATCAATTGGAGGGTTCCTAACTCATTGTGGTTGGAATTCAACACTTGAGACTATTTCGTATGGCGTGCCTACTATTTGTTGGCCTTCCTTTGGGGAGCAACCAACAAATTGTAGGTATTTATGCAACACTTGGAAAATAGGGACAGAAATTAACCATGACGTGAAAAGGGAAGAGGTGACAAAACTTGTGATAGAAATGATAGAAGGAGAAAATGGAAGAGAAATTAGACAAAGGAGCTTAAAGTGGAAGAAGAAAGTTGCAGAAACTACTGATTTAGGGGGATCTTCATACAATAATTTCCATAAGTTAATCAAAAAGGTTCTTCATAATAGTGTTATTTGA